A genomic window from Candidatus Andeanibacterium colombiense includes:
- a CDS encoding MATE family efflux transporter: MEAGLPPPPLTRRAVFAQSWPIMVGQASIPLVGLVDTVVIGRTGNVAALAGVALGAVVINLVLWSFGFLRMGMTGLTAQAEGAGNRREVEALLLRGLIAGFGIGALILLLHYPLALLAFSLLAGGAEVTGEAHLYVGACFLGAPAALAVFAITGWLFGLGRSRAALVLQLVMNLANIGLSTWLVCGLHLGAHGVGLAAAGAQWAALAAGLAIVTRVAGADLLALARRAGIATLFERAALARLFAVNRDLMIRTIALLLLLTWFANAGARLGTVALAANQVLMQFVNIAAFILDAFAFTAEARVGNAIGAGSRAQFLRAVRLTGEYSLGCGALMAVGFWLAGDALIAAITSDPELRQRAALYLPFAALVPLAGMPSWLLDGIFIGATRGHALRNAAVAATVIYVALDLALRPWGAAGLWTAFLLSYILRALTLSAGLPGLLKSLR; the protein is encoded by the coding sequence ATGGAAGCCGGCCTCCCCCCTCCCCCGCTGACCCGCCGCGCGGTGTTCGCGCAGTCGTGGCCGATCATGGTCGGGCAGGCGTCGATCCCGCTGGTCGGCCTGGTCGACACGGTGGTGATCGGGCGCACCGGCAATGTCGCCGCGCTTGCCGGGGTCGCGCTCGGCGCGGTGGTGATCAACCTCGTGCTGTGGAGTTTCGGCTTCCTGCGCATGGGGATGACCGGGCTGACCGCCCAGGCCGAAGGCGCGGGCAACCGGCGGGAGGTCGAGGCGCTGCTGCTGCGCGGGCTGATCGCCGGCTTCGGGATCGGGGCGCTGATCCTGCTGCTGCACTATCCGCTCGCGCTGCTGGCGTTCTCGCTGCTGGCGGGCGGTGCGGAGGTGACCGGCGAGGCGCATCTTTACGTCGGCGCCTGTTTCCTCGGTGCCCCGGCCGCGCTGGCGGTGTTCGCGATCACCGGCTGGCTGTTCGGGCTCGGCCGCTCGCGCGCGGCGCTGGTGCTGCAACTGGTGATGAACCTCGCCAATATCGGGCTGTCGACCTGGCTGGTGTGCGGCCTGCACCTGGGCGCGCACGGGGTCGGCCTGGCCGCGGCCGGGGCGCAGTGGGCCGCGCTGGCGGCCGGGCTGGCGATCGTCACCCGCGTCGCCGGGGCTGATCTGCTCGCCCTCGCCCGCCGCGCGGGAATCGCAACACTGTTCGAACGCGCGGCGCTCGCCCGGCTGTTCGCGGTCAACCGCGACCTGATGATCCGCACGATCGCGCTGCTGCTGCTGCTGACCTGGTTCGCCAATGCCGGGGCCCGGCTGGGCACGGTGGCACTGGCGGCGAACCAGGTGCTGATGCAATTCGTCAACATCGCCGCCTTCATCCTCGACGCTTTCGCCTTCACTGCCGAAGCCCGCGTCGGCAACGCGATCGGTGCGGGCTCGCGCGCGCAATTCCTGCGCGCGGTACGATTGACCGGCGAATACTCCCTCGGCTGCGGCGCGCTGATGGCAGTGGGCTTCTGGCTGGCGGGGGACGCGCTCATCGCCGCGATCACGTCCGACCCTGAACTGCGCCAGCGCGCCGCGCTCTACCTCCCCTTCGCCGCGCTGGTGCCGCTGGCCGGGATGCCGAGCTGGCTGCTCGACGGGATCTTCATCGGCGCGACCCGCGGCCATGCCTTGCGCAATGCCGCGGTGGCCGCGACCGTGATCTACGTCGCGCTCGACCTTGCGCTGCGCCCCTGGGGCGCGGCCGGGCTGTGGACCGCATTCCTGCTCAGCTACATCCTGCGCGCGCTGACCCTCTCCGCCGGGCTGCCCGGACTGCTGAAATCATTGCGATAA
- a CDS encoding argininosuccinate synthase: protein MSDIKRVVLAYSGGLDTSVILKWLQVTYGCEVVTFTADLGQGEELEPARAKAKLMGVPDEHIYIDDLREEFVRDFVFPMMRANARYEGDYLLGTSIARPLISKRLIEIARETGADAVAHGATGKGNDQVRFELSAYALEPNIKVIAPWREWDLTSRTALIAWAEEHQIPVPKDKRGESPFSTDANMLHTSSEGKVLEDPWQETPDYVYSRTVNPEDAPDTPEYITIDFERGDGTALNGTAMSPATLLTALNELGRKHGIGRLDLVENRFVGMKSRGMYETPGGEIYARAHRGIESITLDRGAAHLKDELMPKYAELIYNGFWFSPEREMLQAAIDHSQARVSGTVRLKLYKGSANVVGRKSPNSLYSERHVTFEDDAGAYDQKDAAGFIKLNALRLRLLAQRDR, encoded by the coding sequence ATGTCCGATATCAAGCGTGTCGTTCTCGCCTATTCCGGTGGCCTCGACACCAGCGTGATCCTCAAGTGGCTGCAGGTGACCTATGGCTGCGAGGTTGTGACCTTCACCGCCGATCTCGGCCAGGGCGAGGAGCTGGAGCCCGCGCGCGCCAAGGCCAAGCTGATGGGCGTACCCGACGAGCACATCTATATCGACGATCTGCGCGAGGAATTCGTGCGCGACTTCGTATTCCCGATGATGCGCGCCAATGCCCGTTACGAAGGCGATTACCTGCTCGGCACCTCGATCGCCCGCCCGCTGATCTCCAAGCGCCTGATCGAGATCGCGCGCGAAACCGGGGCCGACGCGGTCGCTCACGGCGCGACCGGCAAGGGCAACGACCAGGTCCGCTTCGAACTGTCCGCCTATGCGCTGGAACCCAACATCAAGGTCATCGCCCCGTGGCGCGAATGGGACCTCACCAGCCGCACCGCGCTGATCGCCTGGGCCGAGGAACACCAGATCCCGGTGCCGAAGGACAAGCGCGGCGAAAGCCCGTTCTCGACCGATGCGAACATGCTCCACACCTCGTCCGAGGGCAAAGTGCTGGAGGATCCGTGGCAGGAGACCCCGGACTACGTCTATTCGCGCACGGTCAACCCGGAAGACGCGCCCGACACCCCCGAATACATCACGATCGACTTCGAACGCGGCGACGGCACCGCGCTGAACGGCACGGCGATGAGCCCGGCCACCCTGCTGACCGCGCTCAACGAGCTCGGCCGCAAACACGGCATCGGCCGGCTCGACCTGGTCGAGAATCGCTTCGTGGGCATGAAGAGCCGCGGGATGTACGAAACTCCCGGCGGCGAGATCTACGCCCGCGCGCATCGCGGGATCGAAAGCATCACGCTCGATCGCGGCGCGGCGCATCTCAAGGATGAGCTGATGCCGAAATATGCCGAGCTGATCTACAACGGCTTCTGGTTCTCTCCTGAGCGCGAGATGCTGCAGGCGGCGATCGACCACAGCCAGGCCAGGGTCAGCGGCACGGTGCGGCTCAAGCTCTACAAGGGATCGGCCAATGTGGTCGGGCGCAAGAGCCCCAACTCGCTCTACTCCGAACGCCACGTAACCTTTGAGGACGATGCCGGCGCCTATGACCAGAAGGACGCGGCGGGCTTCATCAAGCTCAACGCGCTCCGCCTGCGCCTGCTGGCCCAACGCGATCGGTAA
- a CDS encoding septal ring lytic transglycosylase RlpA family protein — MAALLLGAAGASVPGTGAYAEIQPTNARTAMLVPAAIQAAGQAATQPTGFRDAFAAYAPVPPVPPATPAAAASEEAGPRFVDPAAIADTGRAIDGGKASYYGREFAGHRTASGARFDPAGFTAAHRSLPFGSKVRVTNTRTGASVVVTINDRGPFARDRVIDVSQAAARELGLIGPGSGKVSLSVLDD; from the coding sequence GTGGCGGCGCTGCTCCTCGGAGCGGCCGGCGCCAGCGTTCCCGGCACCGGCGCCTATGCCGAGATCCAGCCAACCAACGCCCGGACCGCGATGCTCGTTCCCGCGGCGATCCAGGCAGCCGGCCAGGCCGCCACCCAGCCGACCGGCTTCCGCGACGCCTTCGCCGCCTATGCCCCGGTCCCCCCGGTCCCCCCGGCCACCCCCGCCGCGGCCGCGAGCGAAGAGGCCGGCCCGCGCTTCGTCGATCCCGCGGCCATTGCCGACACCGGCCGGGCGATCGACGGCGGCAAGGCGAGCTATTACGGCCGCGAATTCGCCGGCCACCGCACCGCCAGCGGCGCGCGCTTCGATCCCGCCGGCTTCACCGCCGCGCACCGCTCGCTCCCGTTCGGCAGCAAGGTCCGCGTGACCAACACCAGGACCGGCGCCAGCGTGGTGGTGACGATCAACGACCGCGGCCCCTTCGCGCGCGACCGGGTGATCGACGTATCCCAGGCCGCCGCCCGCGAACTCGGCCTGATCGGCCCGGGCAGCGGCAAGGTCAGCCTGTCGGTGCTGGACGACTGA
- a CDS encoding CHRD domain-containing protein, translating into MRTLSTIAVFGLALLAAPAIAQGGPPPGFVPPPPVAAPLWPMDVPFVNTRPVLFADLGQGSPDSFTAVLDPATNQLCYMLSAPGREAPTMAHIHKGGPGESGAPVVALANPAGGSSGGCVAVKPEVAQALLANPGGYYVNVHTAAIPDGFERGQLQTKGKAQAM; encoded by the coding sequence ATGCGCACATTATCCACGATCGCGGTTTTCGGGCTGGCGCTGCTGGCCGCTCCGGCGATTGCCCAGGGCGGCCCGCCGCCGGGCTTCGTGCCGCCGCCGCCGGTCGCCGCGCCGCTGTGGCCAATGGACGTGCCCTTCGTGAACACCAGGCCGGTGCTGTTCGCCGATCTCGGCCAGGGCTCGCCCGATTCCTTTACCGCCGTGCTCGACCCGGCGACCAACCAGCTGTGCTACATGCTCAGCGCTCCGGGGCGCGAGGCGCCGACGATGGCGCATATCCACAAGGGCGGGCCGGGCGAAAGCGGGGCGCCGGTGGTGGCTCTGGCGAACCCGGCCGGCGGATCGAGCGGCGGCTGCGTGGCGGTGAAGCCCGAGGTGGCGCAGGCGCTGCTCGCCAATCCGGGCGGCTATTACGTCAACGTCCACACCGCGGCGATCCCCGACGGGTTCGAGCGCGGGCAGCTGCAGACCAAGGGCAAAGCTCAAGCGATGTAA
- a CDS encoding DNA-protecting protein DprA translates to MQHTFWNAGDNRGAITDAIDATVEIGAYETLWMSQGASFKTIAEKMSASPGSRPSDHVPPHEAFETGTRVIKRLRETLNSWFDVKVYGEVGYPIKLRDALHPIELMYYQGTWDLIDARSIAVVGTRNPSSEGLQRTKSIVRQLVKDNFAVVSGLAQGVDTVAHETALEEGGLTIGVMGTPINHIYPRDNSELQRKIASDHLLMSQVPIERYEAQKNVRLNSWFFPERNKTMSAISEATIIIEAGNTSGTLVQAREALRQGRRLFILNSCFERRDLDWPAKFEAAGAIRVRDYDDIRRKLVQ, encoded by the coding sequence ATGCAGCACACGTTTTGGAACGCGGGCGATAATCGTGGCGCGATAACTGACGCCATAGACGCCACCGTCGAAATCGGCGCCTATGAGACGCTGTGGATGAGCCAAGGCGCCAGCTTCAAAACCATCGCGGAAAAAATGTCGGCCTCACCGGGGTCCCGCCCGTCAGATCATGTGCCTCCACATGAGGCTTTTGAGACAGGCACTCGAGTCATAAAACGACTAAGAGAAACCTTAAATTCCTGGTTTGACGTGAAAGTCTATGGAGAAGTGGGCTATCCAATTAAGTTGCGGGACGCGCTGCACCCTATTGAACTTATGTATTACCAAGGAACTTGGGATTTGATCGATGCCCGCAGTATTGCTGTGGTCGGAACTAGAAATCCTTCTTCTGAGGGGTTGCAGAGGACAAAATCTATTGTCCGGCAGCTTGTTAAGGATAATTTTGCAGTTGTTTCTGGCCTCGCTCAAGGCGTTGACACAGTAGCCCATGAAACTGCCCTCGAAGAGGGAGGCTTGACGATTGGGGTTATGGGAACTCCGATCAATCATATCTACCCTCGCGATAATTCTGAATTACAAAGAAAAATTGCGTCCGATCATCTCCTCATGAGTCAGGTACCGATTGAACGGTACGAAGCACAAAAAAACGTGAGGCTAAACAGCTGGTTCTTTCCAGAACGCAACAAAACCATGTCCGCCATTTCGGAAGCCACAATTATCATTGAAGCCGGTAACACATCTGGCACCTTAGTGCAGGCTCGCGAAGCGTTGCGCCAAGGTCGACGTTTGTTTATCCTGAACAGCTGTTTTGAGCGAAGAGACCTTGACTGGCCCGCTAAGTTCGAAGCAGCCGGGGCAATTAGGGTTCGTGACTACGATGACATCCGACGGAAGTTGGTCCAGTAA
- a CDS encoding DUF2200 domain-containing protein, producing MGSASMTERQQKNARRLYAMPFAKLYPALLAKVERKGRSKAELDAAICWLTGHDPHSLAAALADGIATGEFFTGAPAPNPARSAITGMVCGVRVEEVEDPVMREVRYLDKLVDELAKGWAMERVLRG from the coding sequence ATGGGCTCGGCGAGCATGACCGAACGCCAGCAGAAGAACGCCCGGCGGCTCTACGCGATGCCCTTCGCGAAGCTCTATCCGGCGCTGCTCGCGAAGGTCGAGCGCAAGGGCCGCAGCAAGGCCGAGCTGGACGCGGCGATCTGCTGGCTGACCGGTCATGACCCGCACAGCCTCGCCGCCGCGCTCGCCGATGGGATCGCCACCGGGGAGTTCTTCACCGGCGCCCCGGCGCCCAACCCCGCGCGCTCGGCGATCACCGGCATGGTGTGCGGCGTGCGGGTGGAAGAGGTCGAGGACCCGGTGATGCGGGAGGTGCGCTATCTGGACAAGCTGGTGGATGAGCTGGCGAAGGGGTGGGCGATGGAGCGGGTTTTGCGGGGGTAA
- the uvrA gene encoding excinuclease ABC subunit UvrA, translating to MSLTTISVRGAREHNLKGIDIDLPRDRLIVITGLSGSGKSSLAFDTIYAEGQRRYVESLSAYARQFLEMMQKPDVEHIDGLSPAISIEQKTTSRNPRSTVATVTEIYDYMRLLWARVGVPYSPTTGLPISAQTISQMVDRVMALPEGTRAYLLAPVVRGRKGEYRKELAEWQKAGFTRVRIDGAIVEIQDAPALDKKYKHDIEVVVDRIAVRDGIQTRLADSFEQALKLAEGLAYVDLADGVVPGRENEEQGGGAMKGAGLAPNRIVFSEKFACPVSGFTIEEIEPRLFSFNAPQGACPACDGLGEKLLFDPQLVVPNEALSLKQGAVVPWAKSNPPSPYYMQVLSSLARAYGFDLTTPWNELAQDQRDIILHGTGGLPVALTFKDGRKEYTVNKAFEGVIGNLNRRLLQTDSAWMREELSKFQTAQPCETCHGKRLNEKALAVKVAGEDIATPVRFSVTNAKDWFLALPAHLTDTQNQIARAILKEINERLGFLDNVGLDYLNLDRTSGTLSGGESQRIRLASQIGSGLSGVLYVLDEPSIGLHQRDNDRLLETLKRLRDLGNTVIVVEHDEDAIRHADYIVDLGPGAGVHGGEIVAQGTLKELLKSKTSLTAAYLNGTRAIEIPPTRRKGNGHKLTVHGARANNLKDVTASIPLGTFCCITGVSGSGKSSFTVDTLYASAARTLNGARVIAGAHDKVTGFEFCDKVIEIDQSPIGRTPRSNPATYTGAFTQIRDWFAGLPESQARGYKAGRFSFNVKGGRCERCQGDGLIKIEMHFLPDVYVTCEECHGKRYNRETLEVKFKGLSIADVLDMTIEDAEEFFKAVPPIRDKMHMLNEVGLGYVKVGQQATTLSGGEAQRVKLAKELSRRSTGQTLYILDEPTTGLHFEDVRKLLEVLQRLVDQGNSVVVIEHNLDVIKVADWIIDLGPEGGVRGGEIVAQGTPEDVAKEPRSYTGGYLKPLLAK from the coding sequence ATGTCCCTCACCACCATTTCCGTCCGTGGTGCCCGCGAGCATAATCTCAAGGGCATAGATATCGACCTGCCGCGCGACCGGCTGATCGTGATCACCGGCCTGTCGGGCTCGGGGAAGAGCAGCCTCGCGTTCGACACGATCTATGCGGAAGGCCAGCGGCGCTATGTCGAGAGCCTGAGCGCCTATGCGCGCCAGTTCCTCGAAATGATGCAGAAGCCCGATGTCGAACATATCGACGGGCTCTCCCCCGCGATCTCGATCGAGCAGAAGACCACCAGCCGCAACCCGCGCTCCACCGTCGCGACGGTGACCGAAATCTACGACTACATGCGCCTGCTGTGGGCGCGGGTCGGGGTGCCTTACTCACCGACCACCGGCCTGCCGATCAGCGCGCAGACGATTTCGCAGATGGTCGACCGGGTGATGGCGCTGCCCGAAGGCACGCGCGCCTATCTGCTCGCGCCGGTGGTGCGCGGGCGCAAGGGTGAATACCGCAAGGAACTGGCCGAATGGCAGAAGGCCGGTTTCACCCGCGTGCGGATCGACGGGGCGATCGTCGAGATCCAGGACGCCCCCGCGCTCGACAAGAAATACAAGCACGACATCGAGGTGGTGGTCGACCGGATCGCGGTGCGTGACGGAATCCAGACCCGGCTGGCCGACAGTTTCGAGCAGGCGCTCAAGCTGGCCGAGGGCCTCGCCTATGTCGATCTGGCCGACGGGGTAGTGCCCGGACGCGAGAACGAGGAGCAGGGCGGGGGCGCGATGAAGGGCGCCGGCCTGGCGCCCAACCGCATCGTGTTCTCGGAAAAATTCGCCTGCCCGGTCAGCGGCTTCACGATCGAGGAGATCGAGCCGCGGCTGTTCAGCTTCAACGCGCCGCAGGGCGCGTGCCCGGCGTGCGACGGGCTGGGCGAGAAGCTGCTGTTCGATCCTCAGCTGGTCGTCCCGAACGAGGCGCTCAGCCTCAAGCAGGGCGCGGTGGTGCCCTGGGCCAAGTCGAACCCGCCGTCGCCCTATTACATGCAGGTGCTCAGCTCCCTCGCGCGCGCCTATGGGTTCGACCTGACCACGCCGTGGAACGAGCTGGCGCAGGACCAGCGCGACATCATCCTCCACGGCACCGGCGGCCTGCCGGTCGCGCTGACCTTCAAGGACGGGCGCAAGGAATACACCGTCAACAAGGCGTTCGAGGGGGTGATCGGCAACCTCAACCGCCGCCTGCTGCAGACCGACAGCGCGTGGATGCGCGAGGAGCTGAGCAAGTTCCAGACCGCGCAGCCGTGCGAGACCTGCCACGGCAAGCGCCTCAACGAGAAGGCGCTGGCGGTGAAGGTCGCTGGCGAGGATATCGCGACCCCGGTGCGCTTCAGCGTGACCAATGCGAAGGACTGGTTCCTCGCGCTGCCCGCGCATCTGACCGATACGCAGAACCAGATCGCCAGGGCGATCCTCAAGGAAATCAACGAGCGGCTCGGCTTCCTCGACAATGTCGGGCTCGATTACCTCAATCTCGACCGGACCAGCGGCACCCTCTCGGGCGGCGAGAGCCAGCGCATCCGCCTCGCGAGCCAGATCGGCAGCGGGCTCTCGGGCGTGCTCTACGTGCTCGACGAGCCGAGCATCGGCCTGCACCAGCGCGACAACGACCGGCTGCTCGAAACGCTCAAGCGGCTGCGCGATCTCGGGAATACGGTGATCGTGGTCGAGCATGACGAGGATGCGATTCGCCATGCGGACTACATCGTCGATCTCGGCCCCGGCGCGGGCGTCCACGGCGGCGAGATCGTCGCGCAGGGCACGCTCAAGGAACTGCTCAAGAGCAAGACCAGCCTCACCGCGGCCTATCTGAACGGCACCCGCGCGATCGAAATCCCGCCGACGCGGCGCAAGGGCAACGGCCACAAGCTCACCGTCCACGGCGCGCGCGCGAACAACCTCAAGGACGTCACCGCGAGCATCCCGCTCGGCACCTTCTGCTGCATCACCGGGGTCTCGGGCAGCGGCAAGTCGAGCTTCACGGTCGACACGCTCTACGCCTCCGCCGCGCGCACGCTCAACGGCGCGCGGGTGATCGCCGGCGCGCATGACAAGGTCACCGGCTTCGAATTCTGCGACAAGGTGATCGAGATCGACCAGAGCCCGATCGGCCGCACCCCGCGCTCCAACCCCGCGACTTATACCGGCGCCTTCACCCAGATCCGCGACTGGTTCGCCGGCCTGCCCGAAAGCCAGGCGCGCGGCTACAAGGCCGGGCGTTTCAGCTTCAACGTCAAGGGCGGCCGCTGCGAGCGGTGCCAGGGCGACGGGCTGATCAAGATCGAGATGCACTTCCTGCCCGACGTCTACGTCACCTGCGAGGAATGCCACGGCAAGCGCTACAATCGCGAGACGCTCGAGGTAAAGTTCAAGGGCCTCAGCATCGCCGACGTGCTCGACATGACGATCGAGGATGCTGAGGAGTTCTTCAAGGCGGTCCCGCCGATCCGCGACAAGATGCACATGCTGAACGAGGTCGGGCTCGGCTACGTCAAGGTCGGCCAGCAGGCGACCACATTGTCGGGCGGCGAGGCGCAGCGGGTCAAGCTCGCGAAGGAACTCAGCCGCCGCAGCACCGGGCAGACGCTCTACATCCTCGACGAACCGACCACCGGCCTGCATTTCGAAGACGTCCGCAAGCTCCTCGAAGTGCTCCAGCGGCTGGTCGACCAGGGCAACAGCGTGGTGGTGATCGAGCACAATCTCGACGTGATCAAGGTCGCCGACTGGATCATCGACCTCGGCCCCGAAGGCGGCGTGCGCGGCGGCGAGATCGTGGCGCAGGGCACGCCGGAGGATGTCGCGAAGGAACCGCGCAGCTACACCGGCGGCTATCTGAAGCCGCTGCTGGCGAAGTAG
- a CDS encoding transferrin-binding protein-like solute binding protein, whose protein sequence is MKTGRRFVAGASLLPLALMLAACGGGGVSSTPTPGTPTPTPGTPTPTPGTPTPTPGTPTPTPSSSSLVNPTTAANYANKAVTLKAVVGESGGVKSGATHQAGSLTFNYNPSTQAYTVTRSGSARSFGPSEFLGYDTAVKVPLAEYARSIDDGYENLVISTMPNTAEGRLNWVGQGQFVRRKVNGSEYSLDTDAFYFGIPTASGHVPLTGSATYAVYVLGVVTQPGGYPLLLESDPGELAANFATGKITVAGNAQSYTISNHDQSSYFNYSGTATISSNGFSGSFLLGGASGTWSGEFFGPDAQEVGAVAHGGNSETTYALSLIGSSDLDFRGFETDLLHLSNVTEWGGFGLDDIQVMDAATNTIKNESGYAIVSGGIRYDPNRETWTYGGAFRHDQTDFDSSQSNSTWAIYGDVTPDANGTNGLTLLIPGSGNPKIQLTYTSLAIFEYGQPNGVYDWEINRHWLVFGFKTDPADVPVSGSASYSGLVYGVAQSTGGANNQFYTLGGAVNLSANFGTGKWNGSLSPTGTERSGGASRSFATFSFANGTISGNDLQSTDLTYGGSRVGDVFGGFFGPKAAEFGGGFNASMTDPARAGYDLNMNGLFLGKKN, encoded by the coding sequence ATGAAGACCGGTCGTCGTTTTGTCGCGGGAGCGTCGCTGCTCCCGCTTGCGTTGATGCTGGCTGCCTGCGGCGGGGGCGGGGTGAGTTCGACGCCGACCCCGGGTACGCCGACGCCCACGCCGGGGACTCCGACACCGACGCCGGGGACACCGACGCCCACTCCGGGCACTCCTACCCCGACGCCATCATCCAGCTCGCTGGTCAATCCCACCACGGCCGCGAATTATGCAAACAAGGCGGTCACGCTCAAAGCCGTGGTCGGCGAGTCGGGCGGGGTCAAGTCGGGTGCAACCCACCAGGCGGGCTCGCTCACCTTCAATTACAACCCGTCGACCCAGGCCTATACCGTGACCCGTTCGGGCAGCGCGCGGTCGTTCGGACCATCCGAGTTCCTCGGTTACGATACCGCGGTCAAGGTGCCACTGGCGGAATATGCGCGGTCGATCGATGACGGGTACGAAAACCTCGTCATCTCCACGATGCCGAACACCGCGGAGGGGCGGCTCAACTGGGTCGGGCAGGGGCAATTCGTCCGGCGCAAGGTCAATGGCTCGGAATATTCGCTCGATACCGACGCGTTCTATTTCGGCATTCCGACCGCGAGCGGCCATGTGCCGCTGACCGGATCGGCGACCTATGCGGTCTATGTGCTCGGGGTGGTGACCCAGCCTGGCGGTTATCCGTTGCTGCTGGAATCGGATCCGGGCGAGCTTGCGGCGAATTTCGCGACGGGCAAGATCACCGTAGCCGGCAATGCCCAATCCTACACGATCAGCAATCACGACCAGAGCAGCTATTTCAATTACTCCGGCACCGCCACCATCTCGTCGAACGGCTTTTCCGGAAGCTTCCTGCTGGGAGGCGCCAGCGGCACCTGGAGCGGTGAGTTCTTCGGGCCCGACGCGCAGGAAGTGGGCGCGGTCGCGCATGGCGGCAACAGCGAGACGACTTATGCATTGTCGCTGATCGGATCGAGCGATCTCGATTTTCGCGGGTTCGAAACCGATCTGCTCCATCTCAGCAATGTGACGGAATGGGGCGGCTTCGGACTGGACGACATCCAAGTCATGGATGCGGCGACCAACACGATCAAGAATGAGTCCGGATATGCAATCGTCAGCGGCGGTATTCGGTACGACCCCAATCGCGAAACCTGGACTTACGGCGGTGCTTTCAGGCATGATCAGACGGATTTCGACAGCTCCCAGTCGAACAGTACATGGGCGATCTACGGAGACGTCACTCCGGACGCCAATGGCACCAATGGCCTGACCCTGCTCATACCGGGTTCGGGAAATCCCAAGATCCAGCTGACCTATACCTCGCTCGCGATCTTCGAGTACGGGCAGCCGAACGGAGTCTACGATTGGGAAATCAACCGCCATTGGCTGGTTTTCGGCTTCAAAACAGATCCGGCAGACGTGCCGGTTTCCGGCAGCGCAAGCTATTCGGGCCTGGTCTATGGCGTTGCCCAGAGCACCGGCGGCGCGAATAATCAGTTCTACACCCTGGGCGGGGCCGTAAATTTGTCCGCCAATTTCGGCACCGGCAAGTGGAACGGTTCGCTGAGCCCGACCGGGACCGAGCGCAGCGGCGGAGCATCGCGCAGTTTCGCCACCTTCAGTTTCGCGAACGGCACGATCTCGGGCAATGATTTGCAGAGCACGGACCTGACCTACGGCGGTTCCCGCGTCGGCGACGTGTTCGGAGGCTTCTTCGGACCCAAGGCGGCCGAGTTCGGTGGCGGCTTCAATGCCAGCATGACCGACCCGGCCCGCGCCGGCTACGATTTGAACATGAACGGGCTGTTCCTCGGCAAGAAGAACTGA